The segment GAAGACTGCACTCTTCTTCTTCGCGTTCCTGCCGCAGTTCCTCGATCCGGCCAGGGGATCCCCCGCGATCCAGATCTTCATTTTCGGCGCGCTGTTTGTGACGCTGGGATCCTGCACGGACGGCGCCTACGCTCTGCTCGCCGGCTCGGTGGGACACTGGATCAGAGGCGACGGTCGGTTCCGGCGCGTGCGGCGCGTGGTCACGGGCGGCATCTATATCGGCCTCGGCTTGACGGCCGCGTTTGCGTCTCCCGAGAAGAAGTAGCCACCGATCCACGCGCGGGGCCGACACATCCGTCGCGTGCCCCGAGGCTCGGGACTACGGTGAGCGGGACGTTGCTCGAACCCGGCGGCGCCCGAAGCGGGCGTCGGGAGTGCGCGCCCGCGCGGGTTGCGAACACCGCGAGAGTGATCCAGAGCGCCAGCCGCTCCTGACGGAAGAACGTTGATGCGTGGTCACGGATTGCTCACGGCCGGTGGGTCCGGTCCCCGGGGACCCGCGGCCGGGTCGGTGCGAGCGCTATTGGCCTAGCTGATCGAGCCGACTCATGTCCTCAGCAGTGATCTCGAAGTCGAAGACCCGCGCGTTCTCGTCGATGTGCTCCGGCCGCTGGGACTTGGGAAGGGCTGTGGTGTGCTTCTGCAGCGCCCATCGGATGAGAATCTGCGCGGGCGATCGCTCGTAGGCCTGCGATATCGCCAGGAGCCGTCGATCGCGCAGTTGCCGTCCCTTCGTGAGCGGACTGTACGCCTGAACGGCGATGCCGTGCTCGCGGCAGAAGTCCGCGAGCGCCCGGTCGAAGCCGAATGGGGAGAACTTGATCTGGTTCACGGTGGGCGGGATCTTCGCCGTGCGCAGGATCTCGCTGAGTTGATCGATGGAATGGTTGCTGACGCCGATGGCCCGGCACCTGCCGTCGCGGCACAGTTCTTCCATCGCCTTCCAGGTTCGCGTGACCATGCCCGGCGCGGGCCAGTGCACGAGATAGAGATCGACGTACTCGAGGCCGAGCGTCGCGAGGCTCCCCGCGAACGCATCGCTCGCGTGGGGTTGATCCCCGGTCCACAGTTTGGTCGTTACCCACACGTCCTCTCTGGAAACGCCGCTGTTGCGAACGCCTTCCCCGACGCCCTTCTCGTTGTGATAAACTTTCGCGGTGTCGATGTGGCGGTACCCCGCCCGCAAGGCGTACGCGACCGCGTCCGCGGCCGGCTTCCCATCTTCGATCTGCCACGTTCCGAGCCCCAGCACCGGCATCGCGGTGCCGTTGTTCAGCGTTACGCGGGACTGCAGGTTCATCACGCGTCTCCCTGTCTGCGGCGTCTTTCCAGCGTTCTGGTCGCCCCGAGGATCTTCCTGTGCGGCGCCCGGGCGACGCCCGCGCTGTCGCGGCCCGTCTGAGAGGCGGCGGCATCTTCGCAACATCTGCATGCTGCATTCACTGAGTCTTCACTGGGTCTTCACGGGTGACGCTTACGATGGCAGTAGAGGCGGGGAACGAATCCTTCCCGCTCGGGAAGCGAGGAGATCAGCGATGCGACAACTGACCGCGGTCGTCACTGTGGTCCTGATCACATGCCTGGGGCTCGCCAGCGTCGGCAGCGCCCAAGCGCAGCAACCGTTGCAGATCCAGGGCACGCTTCAGGCGGCGAACTGCCAAGCCCAGGAGATCACCGTGAACACGTCCGGCGGCGCCTCGACGTTTCCGGTCACCAACCAAACCGCGATCTACGTGAACGGCACGTTGACGCCGGTATGTTCGCTCCAAGCGTTCGTCGGAGCCCCCGTGACGGTGTACCTCGTGCCGAGCAACAGCCAGTTCGTCCTGGGTCGGCTGGACGTTAGCGTGCCGCAGGCCGCATCCCAGCCGGCGCCCTCGAGCGTGGCGGCGCCGTCCAGTTCCTCGACCGCGGTGGGCATCGCGCTCGGCGCGCTGTTCCTCGGCGGGCTCGCATACGTACTCCTGCACAACGCGAACAACCAACCGGCGCCGGCCTACGACTACAATCGCGGCGGCGACCACCGCTCCGATCAACGGAACCGGTGCCAAGATCCGAACAGCGGGAACCAGTGGTGCCGGTGACCGACGGCACGACGCGATGAACGCGGGAGCCGCGGGGCGCGCCACCGCTCCGCGGCTCCCGCTGTAGCGGATCGCCGCCGGGTCCTGTGAGTGTTACGGAGGGCGCCGCGGGCCCAACTCCGCGGCCGAGCGCAGCGCCCGGACCATCTCCGCCAATCCCTGCTGCGCGTCGTCCGGGATGTTGCCCGCGAACGGCAGGAGGATGCCCTGGAACACCTCGTGGGCGTTCAGCCGGACCTGGTCCGGGGCGACCGGCTCGATCGAGAACGTCAGCGTGCGTTGCAGGTTGTGGGAGAGCATCCATCCGCCCCAGCTCAACTCTTCGTCGGGCTTCACGCTGAGCACCGTCTCTTCGATCACGACCGTTTGGCCACCGCTGTGCAGCGTGAGCTCGAGTTGCGCTCCCTCTTTGAGCTCGCCTTTCGCCGGCGAGATGTATGGGTTCCACACCGCGTAGCCGGGCAGGTCCGCGAGGAGGCCCCATACCTTCTCCGGGGAGGCGTTGATCACCACATCGGACTGCGCTTCGCGGTGCGTGCTGAGGTTGGGCAGGTTGAACACCTGGGCCAGGACCAGGAGGGTCGCGGCGATCCCGGTATAGAGTTTCACCTCGCGTGCTCCGGGCCGCATCGGCGCAGGCCGCGATCTGCCGTCTTCATGGCTCCACTATAGCATCCTCGCCCAGACGCCGTCCGCTCCCGGCCGCGGAGGGTTCCAGGAGCCTGCGCCCGCGGGGCGGAACCGTACTCACCAGCCTCCGTTCCAGGGGTCGAGGTGCGCCATGGCATGGTCGGATGTGCCGATCGGTGACCGGGCTCCCGAGATCGTCAACACGGTCATCGAGATCCCGAAGGGGTCGAGCAATAAGTACGAGTACGATGAGACGCTGGACATCATACGGCTCGACCGCGTGCTGTTCTCGTCGGTGTACTATCCGACGGACTACGGGTTCATTCCCGAAACGCGCTCCCCCGACGGCGACCATTTGGACGTCATGGTGCTGATCTCGCAGCCTACGTTTCCGGGATGTGTCCTCGAGGTCGCACCCGTGGGCATCCTGGACATGCGCGATGAGGCGGGTCGCGATTGGAAAGTCATCGGAGTCGCGGTGGGGGACATGCGCGTGGCGTCGATTCGCGCGATCGACCACGTGAACGACCACACGCGGCGCGAGATCGAGCATTTCTTCGAGACCTACAAGAACCTTGAGGGGAAGTCGGTGGCGGTGACGGGATGGCTCGGCCGGGACGAGGCCTACCGCGTGGTGTCCGAGGCGCGCGAGCGTTTCCGCACCGGGGATCAGCGCCGCTAGCCCGGCCTGCAGGTGCTCGCTGGCTACCCGTTGAGGCCGACGTTGGCCTTGGGGTCCAGAAAGTTTGCCACGGCCTCGCCGAACAGATTGAACGCCAGCACCGCGAGCATGATCACAAGCCCCGGCAGCACCGATTCCCACGGCGCCATCATCAGCGACTGCCGGCCTTCGTTGATGATCGCGCCCCACGTCGGCGTGGGAGGCCGGACGCCGAGCCCGAGGTAATCGAGTCCCGCCTCGATCAGGATCGCGACGGGGATCGAAAACGTCCCGTAGACCGTCAGCACTTGGAAGAGGTTGGGCAGGATGTGACGCAGCATCACGCGGCCCAGTCCGGCGCCGCTCGCCCGCGCCGCCGAGACGAACTCCATCTCCCGAAGCGATAGCGTGGACGCATGCGTGAGTCTGGCGAATCGGGGCACGTAGGCGATCCCCACGGCAAGCATAACGTTCTGTACGCCTTGGCCGAAGAACGCCAGGATCAGGATCGCGAGCAGGATGAACGGAAACGCCAGCGCCACGTCGATGCAGCGCATGATTGCCTGTTCCCCCCGCCGCCCGCTGATCCCGGCCAGCATACCGAGCAACGTACCGCCGGCGGCGCCGATCGCGACCGCGAGCACGCCCACCAGGAGCGAGAGGCGCGTCCCGTAGATGACGCGCGATAGAATGTCACGGCCGAACAGGTCCGTGCCGAACGGGTGCTGCCACGTTGGCGCGCGAAAGGACGCCGACGCCGAGATGATCGACGGGCCGTAGGGCGCAAGCAACGGTGCAAAGACCGCGACGATGACGAGGAGCCCGATGAACACAAGCGACAGCAACGCGGGGATGTTGCGCCGGAGTGCCCGCCCGAAGCCGCGCCACCGGGAGCGCACCGCGGGGGCGGTAGGCGTGGATGCGATCGACCGCAACGCGTGTGCCACGGCGCGCGGCTACCGGTACTGGATACGCGGGTCCACGACCGCGTAGCACAGGTCGGTGACGAGGTTCATGACCACGAACGAAACGGCGAGGACGATCACGCAGGCTTGAACCTGCACGTAGTCCCGGCCCGTGACGGAATTCACGAGCAAGCTCCCGATCCCGGGCCGCGCGAACACGGTCTCGATCACGACCGTGCCGCCGACGAGCTCGCCGACCGCGATCCCGAGGATGCTGAGCACGGGGAGCAGCGCGTTCCGGAGCGCGTGCCGGAACACTACGGCGCTTCGCGCAAGCCCCTTGGCGCGCGCCGTCCGGACGTAGTCGTCCCGCAGGACCGACAGGAGGGTGGTCCGTGTGATTCGCGTCAGGTAGGCGAGGAGGCCGGCGGACAGCGCGAGCGCCGGGAGGATCGCGTGCAGGATGATCGAGCCGGGTTCAGCAAACGAGCCCGCGCCGATCGACGGCAACCACCCGAGTCTGCCTGAGAAAACAATGAGCAGCACGATGCCCACGAGGAAGTTGGGCGCGGAAACCAGGAGCAGGGACAGGAAGAGCGACAGGCGGTCCACCGGCGTCTCACTCCGCACGGCGGCCGTCACGCCGAGCGGGATGCCGATTCCAACCGCGATCGCCAACGCCGCCACGCCCAGGACGATCGTGTAGGGCAGCAGGCTGAGAATCTGCCATGCGGCGGGCGCGCCGGTGAGAAACGAGGTACCAAAGTCGCCAGCGGCGACGTTCCGGAGGTAGTGAGCGTACTGAATGAGGAGGGGTTGATCAAGCCCCCACATGTGTCGAAGCGCGGTCTCCCGATCGCTCGTCGCGAACGGACCGAGGAGCACCGCCGCGGGATCGCCCGGGAGCAGGTGAATGACCAGAAACACGCTGGTCACCACCCCCCAGATTAGCGGGATGATGAGCAGAACCCGGCGGACAAGGTACGGACGCATCGAGATGAATGTGAACATTCGATGGGCGCGGGCGTTCCGGGAATCCGCGCGCCGTCCGTGAGATTCGACGTCCCTGGCCTGCGCGTCCTTCTGCTGGCTCCGCGAGGTCCCGGCGCGCCGTTAGGGAGAGAAGACCGGGTTGACTTCGGGCGGAACGACTTCGACCCACTCGGGACCGCGATCGAAGGCGATCTCGTTCCCGGCTTGGTCGAAGAAACGCAGGCGGTCGATGCGGGATGCTTTCCGCCACGTGCCCGTGACCGCGACGCCGTCCTCGACGACCCACGCCTGTCCCGAGCCCAGGTCGGAGAACGTCCACGTGTCCTCGCCGATCACCGTACGCCCGTGGGTGCGCGGTACGACCGCGATCGCAATCGACTTGGCGGTCAGGGCCTGTCCGGTCCCCGCGTCGGTGTCCTCGGTGCCCCCGAGCTGCCGGACGTAGTCGTTGCTCGCCGGCCGATAGATCCACGAGACCGCGTACTCGGGAAACGAAAACGCGATCGATACGCTCTGATTGGCGGGGCGCTGGGCCGGCGGCGCATCGTCCTTCCAGTGCGGCGCGCCCACCGTGACGTCTTCGTCCCATCCCGGTTGGGTGACGGCCCGCAGGGCGTCGGTGGAGGTGAACACCGTGTGCTCGAACGCAACATGCGGCGCGAAGATCCGGTGAAATGCGTCACCGAACCGGAACTCGTTCAGGTCCTTCACCCGCAGCTGCTCGATCAGAGCGAGCGCATCGGCGTTGCCGCCCACGTGCGCCAGCGCGGCGTCCAGCTCGAGGGTGTAGTTCAGGAACTGTGTGCGCGCGGATCGGACGGGGCCGATGCGGGCCGCGTCATGCTCGGCGAAGATCGCAAGGTAGCGCGTGATCCCGCCTTCGGTGATGGCTTCATAGACGCGCGACGCCGCCGAAAGGCCCCATTGCGGCCTCGCTTCCGGAAAGTTGTCGATCATAATCGCGATCGGCCGGCGGGCCGCCAGCGCACCGGAGACCGGCTCGCCGTCGATCGGATCGGGCACAAACCGTTGCGTGGGCGGTTGCGCTGGCAGGCGTGGTGCGGGCGCGGGTCGGTGCGCCGGTGCGGTCCACAGGAACGCCCAGACGATCACAAGCGTCAGCCCCGCGAGACCCCACGTTGTACGGTTGACACGGATGCGCATAGTGGACCAGCCCAGTCTACTGAGCGGTGCTCCCATTGGCAAGGCGAACGCGTGTCCAGTGCCGTGTCCCGATCGCCGCGGCGTGTTTCGGGCCGGCGTCCCGACGCGGTCGTGATATTACCCAATCGCCCTGATCCCGGTGCGTTCGTTACCTGGGGCATCGATGAGGGAAGAGGAGAGATAATCTGGTTCTCCGTATCTTGCAACCGCGGCGCACGCTGCGGATCGTGGGAGGCGACGATGCGACGTTCGAATTTGCGGGGATGTGTCGCGGTGTTCTCATCCGTATTGGTGTTGACGGGAACACCGGAGATGCTTCGAGCCCAGCAGGCCCCGGACGCCACGGTGATCCGCCTCTACGCGCCGTTTGCTCCCGGGGCGGTTCGGCCTGGCGTGGAGGTCAGCGGTCGCGTGACCGGTGAGTGCTTCGCCGCCTCGCTGGCCGATCAGTCGCGAGCTGACGCCTGGCGCTGCATGAGCGCGAACCGGATCCTCGATCCATGCTTCCAAGGGTTCGAAGGAAGCAAAATCATGCTGGCCTGTCCGGAAAATCCCTGGTCGCCGCGGGTGACTTTGTTGGTGCCGAGTAAGGTGCCACCGCGCGCCCAGGCCAATAGACCGGGCATTGGACAAGGGCTCCCATGGGCCCTGGAGTTGACCAACGGGACCCGCTGCGTGTTTCTGACCGGGGCCACGTCCGCGGTCGCCGGCATGCGAGTCAACTACGGGTGTGTCGGCGGCCCGAGCGTCGTGGGCGAGCTGGATCGCACGCTGCCGCAGTGGCGCGCTTTTGTGGATCCAGGCAAGGGCGTGACCGTCCAGATGCAGGGACTTGCGGTCGTGTGGTACTAGCTGACTTAAAGGCGGGGCCGGAAGCCATCGGCTTCCGGCCCCCCAACGGCGGATCGATTGGTCGTCGGCTACGAGCCGCCGAGGGACAAGGCGGCGAGAATCTCGTCCGCTTCTGGCCGTCTTCCGGTCTGTTTCTTGGAAAAGACCAAACGGCCGTTGGCTGTCACTTCAAATACCCCGCCGGACGACGGGATCAGCCGCACCGATTCGATTTCAGAGAGGTTCTCTTTGAGGATTCGCTCCGTCACACGGACGGCGTGGGGAAGATACCCTCAACTCGTGCAGTACTCGATCGCGAGCGCTATCTTGCCAGCCACGAACTTCACCTCCGATGTCCGTTGCATGCACTCTTAGTACGCTTTTGATATAACATATGGCGACTCGTTTTGCTAACCCCCTCATGGGCGCCGGGCACGACGCCGGTTCGCGGCAGTCTGAGTGGACGAAGATTGTTGTCTCGGCACGTTGACCTTCGCGTCTCCATCGCGCATAATTACGTCAGGCGCAATCTCCCGGAGCCCCAACGACCGGCGGATCAGCGCAACCGAATAGTCCAGCACCGTACTTCCTCGGGCGGCAACCGCAGGTACGCACGATCATTCCGGCGGAGCGATTGAGGAAAGTGTATTTGCGCCGACGCGGGTGCGGCTGAGCAGCGGAGCGCGTGCCGGAGTCCCGGCGCCAATGGCAGAGAAGAACTCGCCCGTGCCGATGTTGGCAGGTGTGCAGTCGTGGTTGCCCATCGGTGATGGCAAGTGCGACAGTATGTGTCTCGGACGTTGGCACCTGGGTAGGCGTGGCGAACCGCCGCCGGGTTGGTTACGTTGCTTCGAGTGTAGGATCACGCTGCACCGGGTAAGTGTCTTGAT is part of the bacterium genome and harbors:
- a CDS encoding ABC transporter permease translates to MAHALRSIASTPTAPAVRSRWRGFGRALRRNIPALLSLVFIGLLVIVAVFAPLLAPYGPSIISASASFRAPTWQHPFGTDLFGRDILSRVIYGTRLSLLVGVLAVAIGAAGGTLLGMLAGISGRRGEQAIMRCIDVALAFPFILLAILILAFFGQGVQNVMLAVGIAYVPRFARLTHASTLSLREMEFVSAARASGAGLGRVMLRHILPNLFQVLTVYGTFSIPVAILIEAGLDYLGLGVRPPTPTWGAIINEGRQSLMMAPWESVLPGLVIMLAVLAFNLFGEAVANFLDPKANVGLNG
- a CDS encoding inorganic diphosphatase, with protein sequence MAWSDVPIGDRAPEIVNTVIEIPKGSSNKYEYDETLDIIRLDRVLFSSVYYPTDYGFIPETRSPDGDHLDVMVLISQPTFPGCVLEVAPVGILDMRDEAGRDWKVIGVAVGDMRVASIRAIDHVNDHTRREIEHFFETYKNLEGKSVAVTGWLGRDEAYRVVSEARERFRTGDQRR
- a CDS encoding SRPBCC domain-containing protein, whose translation is MKLYTGIAATLLVLAQVFNLPNLSTHREAQSDVVINASPEKVWGLLADLPGYAVWNPYISPAKGELKEGAQLELTLHSGGQTVVIEETVLSVKPDEELSWGGWMLSHNLQRTLTFSIEPVAPDQVRLNAHEVFQGILLPFAGNIPDDAQQGLAEMVRALRSAAELGPRRPP
- a CDS encoding DUF3048 domain-containing protein, giving the protein MRIRVNRTTWGLAGLTLVIVWAFLWTAPAHRPAPAPRLPAQPPTQRFVPDPIDGEPVSGALAARRPIAIMIDNFPEARPQWGLSAASRVYEAITEGGITRYLAIFAEHDAARIGPVRSARTQFLNYTLELDAALAHVGGNADALALIEQLRVKDLNEFRFGDAFHRIFAPHVAFEHTVFTSTDALRAVTQPGWDEDVTVGAPHWKDDAPPAQRPANQSVSIAFSFPEYAVSWIYRPASNDYVRQLGGTEDTDAGTGQALTAKSIAIAVVPRTHGRTVIGEDTWTFSDLGSGQAWVVEDGVAVTGTWRKASRIDRLRFFDQAGNEIAFDRGPEWVEVVPPEVNPVFSP
- a CDS encoding Rdx family protein, with the translated sequence MALAIEYCTSUGYLPHAVRVTERILKENLSEIESVRLIPSSGGVFEVTANGRLVFSKKQTGRRPEADEILAALSLGGS
- a CDS encoding ABC transporter permease, with the protein product MFTFISMRPYLVRRVLLIIPLIWGVVTSVFLVIHLLPGDPAAVLLGPFATSDRETALRHMWGLDQPLLIQYAHYLRNVAAGDFGTSFLTGAPAAWQILSLLPYTIVLGVAALAIAVGIGIPLGVTAAVRSETPVDRLSLFLSLLLVSAPNFLVGIVLLIVFSGRLGWLPSIGAGSFAEPGSIILHAILPALALSAGLLAYLTRITRTTLLSVLRDDYVRTARAKGLARSAVVFRHALRNALLPVLSILGIAVGELVGGTVVIETVFARPGIGSLLVNSVTGRDYVQVQACVIVLAVSFVVMNLVTDLCYAVVDPRIQYR
- a CDS encoding aldo/keto reductase, whose protein sequence is MNLQSRVTLNNGTAMPVLGLGTWQIEDGKPAADAVAYALRAGYRHIDTAKVYHNEKGVGEGVRNSGVSREDVWVTTKLWTGDQPHASDAFAGSLATLGLEYVDLYLVHWPAPGMVTRTWKAMEELCRDGRCRAIGVSNHSIDQLSEILRTAKIPPTVNQIKFSPFGFDRALADFCREHGIAVQAYSPLTKGRQLRDRRLLAISQAYERSPAQILIRWALQKHTTALPKSQRPEHIDENARVFDFEITAEDMSRLDQLGQ